CTACTTCTAAGTTTTCATTTGGCAGATTCGTTAATCAAAGCAAGATTATTCAAGTCATACTTTTTCAACAAATCAAATAACTTTATAATACGCTCATAACGAACTTCCTTGTCTATACGTACGTTTATAGGACTTTTTTTATTTTTAACCCGAGAGAGAGACGTATCTAGTTGCTCAAATGTAATCTCTTTACCTTTTAGGGCTATTTTTTCACTTGAGAGTTCGATATTTACTTCCTCTTTTTTTACCATCTCTACAGGTGCTTCACTAGATGGAAGATTTAAAAGCAGTGCCAATTGATCTTTTTTAAATGCAGTACTTACCAAAAAGAAAATCAAAAGTAAAAAAACAACATCTACAAGTGGTGTCATATCCGGAGATAATGGTTCACGACGACGCATAATTTACTTCTTATATACAGCAGGGAGAATTTCGCTGGTAACTGTTGCTTCTAAACCATCAAGCATCCCGATTAAATAGTTATATCCTATGTAGTGAGGAATAGCTACGATTAAACCTGCTACAGTCGTAATAAGTGCCATAGAGATACCTCCCGCAAAAACAGATGGATCACCCATACCGCTTTTTGAAATCGCTTCAAATGCCAAAAGAACACCCGTTACCGTTCCAAGAAGCCCTAGTAAAGGGGATATGGAAGCTATAATTTTAACTGTTCCAAGTCCACTCTCTACCGTATAAAGTTTTTTAGACATCTCATCTTTAATGAGTTCGACTATGATGTGTTCATCTTTTAAAGGTACTTCCTTTTCCTTAATATCCGCAATTACCTCTTCAAGGAGTACTGCCTTATAACGTTTAGTCATTATTATTTGAATAAACTTTACCAGCATAGTAGTAAAACCTATAATATTCAGTGCTATCAAAATATAAACTATAACTCCGCCTTGTTGTATGTAATCCATTAGATTCATTTTTTCTCCTTTATTTATCTCAGCCTGTATTCTATAGGCACTACTATTTCCCAACTGTTTTTTTCCAGCTCATCGGGAATAGGATTAAATTTTTCAATACTATTTAGCGTTTTTAAAGCTCCCTTATTTAGTCTTTTATATCTAGACGCTTCTTGCAGGGTTATATCTTTTATTGAACCGTCTTTTAAAATAGTAAATTTTATTTTTACAGTACCCTCACGCTTTAATCTTTTTGCTTTTTTGGGATAATATTTCTTTTTTTCTATCGCCATTTTTACTTCCGTAATATACTGCGACTCGATTATCTCAATTTCTGTCGCCGATAATTTCGGTTCTTCTTTAACCGGTTCGGGTTCCGGAATTATTTCAAGTTCAGGTTCTTGAACTATCTCGGGTTCGGGAATTACTTCAGGTTTTACAACAGGTTTTGGTTCCGGTTTGGGCTTAGGCTTCGGTTTTGGTTTTGGCTTCGGCTTGATTTTTGGTTTTGGTTTTGGCTTCGGTGCTACAGTAACATTACGCAAATCAAGTTTTTGTACTGTTTCTTTTTTTGTTGCTATTTTTTGATTCTGTGTAGCAAAATTTACTACTAAAAGTATATGAACAATAGAAACAACTACAAAAACAACTATAAAAACAACTTTTATGTTTATCAATTACCAATCCAAATATTTTGAGATAGATTAAAATATAAAATTAAAACGGTATAACCAGTGCACCGTGTGCAAGTGTTACTGCTACAAAGATTGATATAGTTAAAAAAATATTGTTTTTCATGTTTTTTCCTTTTTAAACTCAGATATAAATGATATTTATTATCAAACTCAAAACTATCGAAAGTATAAGAAAAAATCTATTAAAAGACACTTAATATTGACAATCGTTATCAATATATTTATATGATAGTGCTAATTACTTCAACATAATCGCAATCTATATCTTTTTTTAACAAATACCCTTTTGGAATTTTATTTACTATTATCAGCATATCAAGTTCATCAAAAAACTTAATATGTCTAGATACCGTTGCATAACCTACATTGGAAGAGTTTTCATTTAGTTTGTTAACCAAATACTCTACACTTACGGGGTAAGATTGTTCATGTAAAATCTTTAAAACCCTCTCCCTTTGGTCGGAATACCTAAGTTTGTTTTGTTTTAAATGGTTGTATATAACATTGCGAAATACAGATAATTTTTCTCTATTTTTAGCATTTATGTATAGCATCTTAGTTTCCTAACTCTCCAACAGGAGCAAGTTCAGGCAGTAGATGTTCATATCTTTCATCCGTAAGTGTGCGTAAAAATGCTTCTAGGTTTCTTATTTTTGTATCACTCAAAGATTGTCCATTGTCCAATAAGTCATGGTTTATAGTTGCATTATTATCATTAGAACCCCAAATTTGGTTTGTTTCAGGGTTAATTGCATGATCACCCTTACCCATCATATGATCGTAAAATTCTAAAACCGTTCGAAGTTTTGCAAATACGCCGTTATTCATATATGGTCCTGTTACTGCTACATTTCTAAGTGTAGGCACTTTTGTTTTACCCAAGTGTGCCGTGTAGTTTGCATCTGTAGCTTCTACCGTACCGCCGAGTCCTCTAAATGTTGCATTTGCATCTTGAAGATTAAGTGCAGCTCTTGCATCCATAGCATCAACATTTCTTGGTGTACCGATATTTTCATATTCAAAGTTTGTAAAAAGCTCTTTTGTCCTCTCTGTTGCCGAAGTTGTTGAAGCATTTTCCGCATGACATGAAAAACAGTTTGCATTTGTCGAGAAAAACAAGGCACGACCTGCCAATTCCGCATTGCTCCATCCACCCTCTTCTTCACAAACACTATCACTCTCTCCGCTGTCCAAACACTCTCTAAGCTTATCATATTTAGAATCAAACGGTGCGAATTCCTCTGTTTTTTCAAACTTTGCAATAGCCTCAGCCATAGCCTCGTAACTTGCATCTATATCATCGAAAATATCTGAACCGTAAAGGTTTTCAAATGCTTTTACATACTCAGTATTCTCTTTTAATCTATCTACTACTGCATTTTTATCTGCCATCTGCATCTCAGCCCCGTCAAGCGGAGGTCCCATAGCTTGTATTTTTAGTGTAGCTGCACGACCGTCATGAAACTGCCCGCCTTTATACGAGCCGTCTTCTTGTTTATGAAACTCAGGAGAGAACTGTGCATATGCAGCAGTAGGGGCATTTCTACCACCTAAACTTACACCGTCATCACCGACTGAAA
The genomic region above belongs to Sulfurimonas lithotrophica and contains:
- a CDS encoding ExbD/TolR family protein, producing MRRREPLSPDMTPLVDVVFLLLIFFLVSTAFKKDQLALLLNLPSSEAPVEMVKKEEVNIELSSEKIALKGKEITFEQLDTSLSRVKNKKSPINVRIDKEVRYERIIKLFDLLKKYDLNNLALINESAK
- a CDS encoding MotA/TolQ/ExbB proton channel family protein codes for the protein MNLMDYIQQGGVIVYILIALNIIGFTTMLVKFIQIIMTKRYKAVLLEEVIADIKEKEVPLKDEHIIVELIKDEMSKKLYTVESGLGTVKIIASISPLLGLLGTVTGVLLAFEAISKSGMGDPSVFAGGISMALITTVAGLIVAIPHYIGYNYLIGMLDGLEATVTSEILPAVYKK
- a CDS encoding energy transducer TonB, producing the protein MINIKVVFIVVFVVVSIVHILLVVNFATQNQKIATKKETVQKLDLRNVTVAPKPKPKPKIKPKPKPKPKPKPKPEPKPVVKPEVIPEPEIVQEPELEIIPEPEPVKEEPKLSATEIEIIESQYITEVKMAIEKKKYYPKKAKRLKREGTVKIKFTILKDGSIKDITLQEASRYKRLNKGALKTLNSIEKFNPIPDELEKNSWEIVVPIEYRLR
- a CDS encoding transcriptional repressor gives rise to the protein MLYINAKNREKLSVFRNVIYNHLKQNKLRYSDQRERVLKILHEQSYPVSVEYLVNKLNENSSNVGYATVSRHIKFFDELDMLIIVNKIPKGYLLKKDIDCDYVEVISTII
- a CDS encoding cytochrome-c peroxidase, translated to MKVLLSLATAGLFLFSGCGSDGGSSGFIQTQLTKEELGKQLFNDKNISLTRNTSCATCHDPEHGFADARFSEDGADQNIFVHGAFSVGDDGVSLGGRNAPTAAYAQFSPEFHKQEDGSYKGGQFHDGRAATLKIQAMGPPLDGAEMQMADKNAVVDRLKENTEYVKAFENLYGSDIFDDIDASYEAMAEAIAKFEKTEEFAPFDSKYDKLRECLDSGESDSVCEEEGGWSNAELAGRALFFSTNANCFSCHAENASTTSATERTKELFTNFEYENIGTPRNVDAMDARAALNLQDANATFRGLGGTVEATDANYTAHLGKTKVPTLRNVAVTGPYMNNGVFAKLRTVLEFYDHMMGKGDHAINPETNQIWGSNDNNATINHDLLDNGQSLSDTKIRNLEAFLRTLTDERYEHLLPELAPVGELGN